The genomic segment TGTAGCCGTACACGAAGTACACCACAAGGCCGATCACCAGCCACCAGAAGAAGCGCACCCACGCCTCCCACGGCAGCCCGTACATCACGAAGAAGCACAGGCCCGCGCCACCCAGGCACACCGGCCACACGAACGGCACGCGGAAAGGCCGCGGGCGGTCCGGGTCCTTGTAGCGCAGCACCAGCACCCCCACGCACACCAGCACGAAGGCGAACAGCGTGCCGATGTTGGTCAGGTCGTACGTCTCGCCCGCGTCGCCGATGAGCGACCACAGGGCCACGAAGATGCCGGTGATGATGGTGGTGATGTACGGAGTGCGGTACTTGCCGTGCACCTTGGCCGCCCACTGCGGCAGCAGCCCGTCGCGCGCCATGCTGAAGAAGATGCGCGGCTGCCCGTACTGGAACACCAGCAGCACCGCCGTCATCGAGAACACCGCGCCCAGCGCCACCAGCCACCCGGCCGTGCCCACGCCCACGCGCTGCAGCGCGAAGGCCAGCGGATCCGCGTGCACGCTGGGATCCAGCTCCGTGTACTTCACCATGCCCGTGAGCACCGCGCCCACGATCACGTAGATCACCGTGCAGATCGCCAGGCCGCCCAGGATGCCGATGGGCAGGTTGCGCTGCGGGTTCTTCGTCTCCTCGGCCGCCGTGGAGATCGCGTCGAACCCGATGTAGGCGAAGAAGACGATGGCGGCGCCGTGGTGCACGCCCGAGAAGCCGTTGGGGAAGAACGGGTGGTAGTTGGCGGGGTTGATGTGCATCACGCCCACGCCCACGAAGAGCGCCAGCGCCAGCAGCTTCACCACCACCATCACGTTGTTGGCCCGCGCGCTCTCGCGCACCCCGAACAGCAGCAGCCAGGTGATGAGCATCACGATGGTGAAAGCCGGCACGTTCACCAGGATCGGGATGCCCGCCACGCGCGGCGCGGCGTCGATCAG from the Longimicrobiaceae bacterium genome contains:
- a CDS encoding amino acid permease, producing the protein MSQLFRRKPIAELIEEGDHPNGLRRELGAGDLIMLAIGAVIGAGIFGAIGTAAAGQIGPDGHVIRSGAGPGLVVSFVLLGFACALAALCYAELASMIPQAGSAYAYSYATLGELVAWIIGWDLILEYAVGNVAVAISWGDYFKTLTSQWFTLPVWMTTGYRTALLSSDPKVHGLIDAAPRVAGIPILVNVPAFTIVMLITWLLLFGVRESARANNVMVVVKLLALALFVGVGVMHINPANYHPFFPNGFSGVHHGAAIVFFAYIGFDAISTAAEETKNPQRNLPIGILGGLAICTVIYVIVGAVLTGMVKYTELDPSVHADPLAFALQRVGVGTAGWLVALGAVFSMTAVLLVFQYGQPRIFFSMARDGLLPQWAAKVHGKYRTPYITTIITGIFVALWSLIGDAGETYDLTNIGTLFAFVLVCVGVLVLRYKDPDRPRPFRVPFVWPVCLGGAGLCFFVMYGLPWEAWVRFFWWLVIGLVVYFVYGYKRSVLGRGEHAPVPTIHD